The Chlorocebus sabaeus isolate Y175 chromosome 18, mChlSab1.0.hap1, whole genome shotgun sequence genome window below encodes:
- the LOC103222426 gene encoding methyl-CpG-binding domain protein 1 isoform X3, which translates to MAEDWLDCPALGPGWKRREVFRKSGATCGRSDTYYQSPTGDRIRSKVELTRYLGPACDLTLFDFKQGILCYPAPKAHPVAVASKKRKKPSRPAKTRKRQVGPQSGEVRKEAPRDETKADTDTAPASFPAPGCCENCGISFSGDGTQRQRLKTLCKDCRAQRIAFNREQRMFKRVGCGECAACQVTEDCGACSTCLLQLPHDVASGLFCKCERRRCLRIVERSRGCGVCRGCQTQEDCGRCPICLRPPRPGLRRQWKCVQRRCLRGKHARRKGGCDSKMAARRRPGAQPLPPPPPSQSPEPTEPHPRALAPSPPAEFIYYCVDEDELQPYTNRRQNRKCGACAACLRRMDCGRCDFCCDKPKFGGSNQKRQKCRWRQCLQFAMKRLLPSVWSESEDGAGSPPPYRRRKRPSSARRHHLGPTLKPTLATRTAQPDHTQAPTKQEAGGGFVLPPPGTDLVFLREGASSPVQVPGPVAASTEALLQVKQEKADTQDEWTPGTAVLTSPVLVPGCPSKAVDPGLPSVKQEPPDPEEDKEENKDDSASKLAPEEEAGGAGTPVITEIFSLGGTRFRDTAVWLPSLQGRHSGREDGCKVWETEDTVEPTSTSWNPRGWPGTHVSLSPPPASMMWVSCRRSWCPSSQS; encoded by the exons ATGGCTGAGGACTGGCTGGACTGCCCGGCCCTGGGCCCTGGCTGGAAGCGCCGTGAAGTCTTTCGCAAGTCAGGGGCCACCTGTGGACGCTCAGACACCTATTACCAGAG CCCCACAGGAGACAGGATCCGAAGCAAAGTTGAGCTGACTCGATACCTGGGCCCTGCGTGTGATCTCACCCTCTTCGACTTCAAACAAGGCATCTTGTGCTATCCAGCCCCCAAG GCCCATCCTGTGGCTGTTGCCAGCAAGAAGCGAAAGAAGCCTTCAAGGCCAGCCAAGACTCGGAAACGTCAGGTTGGACCCCAGAGTGGTGAGGTCAGGAAGGAGGCCCCAAGGGACGAGACCAAGGCTGACACTGACACAGCCCCAGCTTCATTCCCTGCTCCTGG ATGCTGTGAGAACTGTGGAATCAGCTTCTCAGGGGATGGCACCCAAAGGCAGCGGCTCAAAACATTGTGCAAAGACTGTCGAG CACAGAGAATTGCCTTCAACCGAGAACAGAGAATGTTTAAG CGTGTGGGCTGTGGGGAGTGTGCAGCCTGCCAGGTAACAGAAGACTGTGGGGCCTGCTCCACGTGCCTCCTGCAGCTGCCCCATGATGTGGCATCGGGGCTGTTCTGCAAGTGTGAACGGAGACGCTGCCTCCGGATTGTGGAAAGG AGCCGAGGGTGTGGAGTATGCCGGGGCTGTCAGACCCAAGAGGACTGTGGCCGTTGTCCCATCTGCCTTCGCCCTCCCCGCCCTGGTCTCAGGCGCCAGTGGAAATGTGTCCAGAGACGTTGCCTACGG GGTAAACATGCCCGCCGCAAGGGAGGCTGTGACTCCAAGATGGCTGCCAGGAGGCGCCCCGGAGCCCAGccactgcctccacctcccccatCACAGTCCCCAGAGCCCACAGAGCCG CACCCCAGAGCCCTGGCCCCCTCGCCACCTGCCGAATTCATCTATTACTGTGTAGACGAGGACGAGCTA CAGCCCTACACGAACCGCCGGCAGAACCGCAAGTGCGGGGCCTGTGCAGCCTGCCTACGGCGGATGGACTGTGGCCGCTGCGACTTCTGCTGCGACAAGCCCAAATTCGGGGGCAGCAACCAGAAGCGCCAGAAGTGTCGTTGGCGCCAATGCCTGCAGTTTGCCATG AAGCGGCTGCTGCCCAGTGTCTGGTCAGAGTCTGAAGATGGGGCAGGTTCGCCCCCACCTTACCGTCGTCGAAAGAGGCCCAGCTCTGCCAGACGGCACCATCTTGGGCCTACCTTGAAGCCCACCTTGGCTACACGCACAGCCCAACCAGACCATACCCAGGCTCCAACGAAGCAGGAAGCAGGTGGTGGCTTTGTGCTGCCCCCGCCTGGCACTGACCTTGTGTTTTTACGGGAGGGCGCAAGCAGTCCTGTGCAGGTGCCAGGCCCTGTTGCAGCTTCCACAGAAGCCCTGTTGCAG GTGAAGCAAGAGAAGGCGGATACCCAGGACGAGTGGACACCAGGCACAGCTGTCCTGACTTCTCCCGTATTGGTGCCTGGCTGCCCTAGCAAG GCAGTAGACCCAGGCCTGCCATCTGTGAAGCAAGAGCCACCGGACCCTGAGGAGGACAAGGAGGAGAACAAGGATGACTCTGCCTCCAAATTGGCcccagaggaagaggcaggaggggcTGGCACACCCGTG ATCACGGAGATTTTCAGCCTGGGTGGAACCCGCTTCCGAGATACAGCGGTCTGGTTGCCAAG TCTGCAGGGCAGGCACTCGGGAAGGGAAGATGGATGTAAAGTGTGGGAGACCGAGGACACAGTGGAGCCCACGAGCACGAGCTGGAACCCACGAGGATGGCCTGGAACCCATGTCAGTCTCTCACCACCTCCAGCTTCGATGATGTGGGTGTCCTGCAGAAGAAGCTGGTGCCCttcctcacagagttaa
- the LOC103222426 gene encoding methyl-CpG-binding domain protein 1 isoform X31 — translation MAEDWLDCPALGPGWKRREVFRKSGATCGRSDTYYQSPTGDRIRSKVELTRYLGPACDLTLFDFKQGILCYPAPKAHPVAVASKKRKKPSRPAKTRKRQVGPQSGEVRKEAPRDETKADTDTAPASFPAPGCCENCGISFSGDGTQRQRLKTLCKDCRAQRIAFNREQRMFKRVGCGECAACQVTEDCGACSTCLLQLPHDVASGLFCKCERRRCLRIVERSRGCGVCRGCQTQEDCGRCPICLRPPRPGLRRQWKCVQRRCLRHLAHRLRRRHQRCQRRTPLAVAPPTGKHARRKGGCDSKMAARRRPGAQPLPPPPPSQSPEPTEPHPRALAPSPPAEFIYYCVDEDELQPYTNRRQNRKCGACAACLRRMDCGRCDFCCDKPKFGGSNQKRQKCRWRQCLQFAMKRLLPSVWSESEDGAGSPPPYRRRKRPSSARRHHLGPTLKPTLATRTAQPDHTQAPTKQEAGGGFVLPPPGTDLVFLREGASSPVQVPGPVAASTEALLQEAQCSGLSWVVALPQVKQEKADTQDEWTPGTAVLTSPVLVPGCPSKAVDPGLPSVKQEPPDPEEDKEENKDDSASKLAPEEEAGGAGTPVITEIFSLGGTRFRDTAVWLPRSKDLKKPGARKQ, via the exons ATGGCTGAGGACTGGCTGGACTGCCCGGCCCTGGGCCCTGGCTGGAAGCGCCGTGAAGTCTTTCGCAAGTCAGGGGCCACCTGTGGACGCTCAGACACCTATTACCAGAG CCCCACAGGAGACAGGATCCGAAGCAAAGTTGAGCTGACTCGATACCTGGGCCCTGCGTGTGATCTCACCCTCTTCGACTTCAAACAAGGCATCTTGTGCTATCCAGCCCCCAAG GCCCATCCTGTGGCTGTTGCCAGCAAGAAGCGAAAGAAGCCTTCAAGGCCAGCCAAGACTCGGAAACGTCAGGTTGGACCCCAGAGTGGTGAGGTCAGGAAGGAGGCCCCAAGGGACGAGACCAAGGCTGACACTGACACAGCCCCAGCTTCATTCCCTGCTCCTGG ATGCTGTGAGAACTGTGGAATCAGCTTCTCAGGGGATGGCACCCAAAGGCAGCGGCTCAAAACATTGTGCAAAGACTGTCGAG CACAGAGAATTGCCTTCAACCGAGAACAGAGAATGTTTAAG CGTGTGGGCTGTGGGGAGTGTGCAGCCTGCCAGGTAACAGAAGACTGTGGGGCCTGCTCCACGTGCCTCCTGCAGCTGCCCCATGATGTGGCATCGGGGCTGTTCTGCAAGTGTGAACGGAGACGCTGCCTCCGGATTGTGGAAAGG AGCCGAGGGTGTGGAGTATGCCGGGGCTGTCAGACCCAAGAGGACTGTGGCCGTTGTCCCATCTGCCTTCGCCCTCCCCGCCCTGGTCTCAGGCGCCAGTGGAAATGTGTCCAGAGACGTTGCCTACGG CACCTTGCTCACCGCCTGCGTCGCCGTCATCAGAGATGTCAGCGACGCACTCCCCTGGCTGTGGCTCCCCCAACT GGTAAACATGCCCGCCGCAAGGGAGGCTGTGACTCCAAGATGGCTGCCAGGAGGCGCCCCGGAGCCCAGccactgcctccacctcccccatCACAGTCCCCAGAGCCCACAGAGCCG CACCCCAGAGCCCTGGCCCCCTCGCCACCTGCCGAATTCATCTATTACTGTGTAGACGAGGACGAGCTA CAGCCCTACACGAACCGCCGGCAGAACCGCAAGTGCGGGGCCTGTGCAGCCTGCCTACGGCGGATGGACTGTGGCCGCTGCGACTTCTGCTGCGACAAGCCCAAATTCGGGGGCAGCAACCAGAAGCGCCAGAAGTGTCGTTGGCGCCAATGCCTGCAGTTTGCCATG AAGCGGCTGCTGCCCAGTGTCTGGTCAGAGTCTGAAGATGGGGCAGGTTCGCCCCCACCTTACCGTCGTCGAAAGAGGCCCAGCTCTGCCAGACGGCACCATCTTGGGCCTACCTTGAAGCCCACCTTGGCTACACGCACAGCCCAACCAGACCATACCCAGGCTCCAACGAAGCAGGAAGCAGGTGGTGGCTTTGTGCTGCCCCCGCCTGGCACTGACCTTGTGTTTTTACGGGAGGGCGCAAGCAGTCCTGTGCAGGTGCCAGGCCCTGTTGCAGCTTCCACAGAAGCCCTGTTGCAG GAGGCCCAGTGCTCTGGCCTGAGTTGGGTTGTGGCCTTACCCCAGGTGAAGCAAGAGAAGGCGGATACCCAGGACGAGTGGACACCAGGCACAGCTGTCCTGACTTCTCCCGTATTGGTGCCTGGCTGCCCTAGCAAG GCAGTAGACCCAGGCCTGCCATCTGTGAAGCAAGAGCCACCGGACCCTGAGGAGGACAAGGAGGAGAACAAGGATGACTCTGCCTCCAAATTGGCcccagaggaagaggcaggaggggcTGGCACACCCGTG ATCACGGAGATTTTCAGCCTGGGTGGAACCCGCTTCCGAGATACAGCGGTCTGGTTGCCAAG GTCCAAAGACCTTAAAAAACCTGGAGCTAGAAAGCAGTAG
- the LOC103222426 gene encoding methyl-CpG-binding domain protein 1 isoform X15 — translation MAEDWLDCPALGPGWKRREVFRKSGATCGRSDTYYQSPTGDRIRSKVELTRYLGPACDLTLFDFKQGILCYPAPKAHPVAVASKKRKKPSRPAKTRKRQVGPQSGEVRKEAPRDETKADTDTAPASFPAPGCCENCGISFSGDGTQRQRLKTLCKDCRAQRIAFNREQRMFKRVGCGECAACQVTEDCGACSTCLLQLPHDVASGLFCKCERRRCLRIVERSRGCGVCRGCQTQEDCGRCPICLRPPRPGLRRQWKCVQRRCLRGKHARRKGGCDSKMAARRRPGAQPLPPPPPSQSPEPTEPHPRALAPSPPAEFIYYCVDEDELQPYTNRRQNRKCGACAACLRRMDCGRCDFCCDKPKFGGSNQKRQKCRWRQCLQFAMKRLLPSVWSESEDGAGSPPPYRRRKRPSSARRHHLGPTLKPTLATRTAQPDHTQAPTKQEAGGGFVLPPPGTDLVFLREGASSPVQVPGPVAASTEALLQEAQCSGLSWVVALPQVKQEKADTQDEWTPGTAVLTSPVLVPGCPSKAVDPGLPSVKQEPPDPEEDKEENKDDSASKLAPEEEAGGAGTPVITEIFSLGGTRFRDTAVWLPRSVLVP, via the exons ATGGCTGAGGACTGGCTGGACTGCCCGGCCCTGGGCCCTGGCTGGAAGCGCCGTGAAGTCTTTCGCAAGTCAGGGGCCACCTGTGGACGCTCAGACACCTATTACCAGAG CCCCACAGGAGACAGGATCCGAAGCAAAGTTGAGCTGACTCGATACCTGGGCCCTGCGTGTGATCTCACCCTCTTCGACTTCAAACAAGGCATCTTGTGCTATCCAGCCCCCAAG GCCCATCCTGTGGCTGTTGCCAGCAAGAAGCGAAAGAAGCCTTCAAGGCCAGCCAAGACTCGGAAACGTCAGGTTGGACCCCAGAGTGGTGAGGTCAGGAAGGAGGCCCCAAGGGACGAGACCAAGGCTGACACTGACACAGCCCCAGCTTCATTCCCTGCTCCTGG ATGCTGTGAGAACTGTGGAATCAGCTTCTCAGGGGATGGCACCCAAAGGCAGCGGCTCAAAACATTGTGCAAAGACTGTCGAG CACAGAGAATTGCCTTCAACCGAGAACAGAGAATGTTTAAG CGTGTGGGCTGTGGGGAGTGTGCAGCCTGCCAGGTAACAGAAGACTGTGGGGCCTGCTCCACGTGCCTCCTGCAGCTGCCCCATGATGTGGCATCGGGGCTGTTCTGCAAGTGTGAACGGAGACGCTGCCTCCGGATTGTGGAAAGG AGCCGAGGGTGTGGAGTATGCCGGGGCTGTCAGACCCAAGAGGACTGTGGCCGTTGTCCCATCTGCCTTCGCCCTCCCCGCCCTGGTCTCAGGCGCCAGTGGAAATGTGTCCAGAGACGTTGCCTACGG GGTAAACATGCCCGCCGCAAGGGAGGCTGTGACTCCAAGATGGCTGCCAGGAGGCGCCCCGGAGCCCAGccactgcctccacctcccccatCACAGTCCCCAGAGCCCACAGAGCCG CACCCCAGAGCCCTGGCCCCCTCGCCACCTGCCGAATTCATCTATTACTGTGTAGACGAGGACGAGCTA CAGCCCTACACGAACCGCCGGCAGAACCGCAAGTGCGGGGCCTGTGCAGCCTGCCTACGGCGGATGGACTGTGGCCGCTGCGACTTCTGCTGCGACAAGCCCAAATTCGGGGGCAGCAACCAGAAGCGCCAGAAGTGTCGTTGGCGCCAATGCCTGCAGTTTGCCATG AAGCGGCTGCTGCCCAGTGTCTGGTCAGAGTCTGAAGATGGGGCAGGTTCGCCCCCACCTTACCGTCGTCGAAAGAGGCCCAGCTCTGCCAGACGGCACCATCTTGGGCCTACCTTGAAGCCCACCTTGGCTACACGCACAGCCCAACCAGACCATACCCAGGCTCCAACGAAGCAGGAAGCAGGTGGTGGCTTTGTGCTGCCCCCGCCTGGCACTGACCTTGTGTTTTTACGGGAGGGCGCAAGCAGTCCTGTGCAGGTGCCAGGCCCTGTTGCAGCTTCCACAGAAGCCCTGTTGCAG GAGGCCCAGTGCTCTGGCCTGAGTTGGGTTGTGGCCTTACCCCAGGTGAAGCAAGAGAAGGCGGATACCCAGGACGAGTGGACACCAGGCACAGCTGTCCTGACTTCTCCCGTATTGGTGCCTGGCTGCCCTAGCAAG GCAGTAGACCCAGGCCTGCCATCTGTGAAGCAAGAGCCACCGGACCCTGAGGAGGACAAGGAGGAGAACAAGGATGACTCTGCCTCCAAATTGGCcccagaggaagaggcaggaggggcTGGCACACCCGTG ATCACGGAGATTTTCAGCCTGGGTGGAACCCGCTTCCGAGATACAGCGGTCTGGTTGCCAAG GTCCGTCCTGGTTCCCTGA